The sequence CCTTGACGAACGAGTTGAGCCGGCTCGGGTTGGTGAGGATGCCGCCGGACGCCGCCTTGTCCATGATTGCCCTGATGACCTGCTGCTGGTGCCGGATCCGGGCGAAGTCGCCGTCGGCAAACTGCTTACGCTGCCGCGAATAGTCCAGCGCGGCCTCGCCGTCCATCCGCTGCATGCCCTGCTTGAAGTTGCGGAACGGCGGGTGGATCGAGGTGAACGACTTCTCCGAGTCGATATCGACGCCACCCAGTGCGTCGATGATCTCGACGAATCCAGCGAAGTCAACGATCATGACGTGATCGATCCGGACGTCGGTGAACTTCTCCACGGTCTGCACCATCAACGGCACACCACCCCAGGCGTAGGCTGCATTGATCTTGGCATCCCGGCCGCCGTTGTTGCCGTCCTTGGAACGCGGCACCGGCACCCACGTGTCGCGGGGGATCGAGACGAGCTGAGCGCTCGATCGGTCCTTCGGGATGTGGGCCAGGATGATGCTGTCGGTACGCGAGCCGGTCGTGCCCTCCGGATCACGGGAATCGCTACCCAGAATCAGCATGTTCAGAGCGCCCTTGGCAGCCGCCTGCGGACGGCCCTCTTCGGGTACGTCAGCGAACGCGTCGACCCGGTCGATCCCGGAATTGATCGAGCGGAAGTAAAGCCCGCCCGCGATGAGACCGCCACCGCCGAGCAGCGCCATCACCAGAAAGGTGATCAGGGCGACCTTCTGCCACCGGGGGCGGCGACGCCGCGATCGGGGCGCCTCAGTCGGCTCAGGCTGCGACTGCGGGTCAAAGAACTCGGTCTGGGGTTCC comes from Micromonospora vinacea and encodes:
- a CDS encoding LCP family protein, yielding MQYRQEYVEPQTEFFDPQSQPEPTEAPRSRRRRPRWQKVALITFLVMALLGGGGLIAGGLYFRSINSGIDRVDAFADVPEEGRPQAAAKGALNMLILGSDSRDPEGTTGSRTDSIILAHIPKDRSSAQLVSIPRDTWVPVPRSKDGNNGGRDAKINAAYAWGGVPLMVQTVEKFTDVRIDHVMIVDFAGFVEIIDALGGVDIDSEKSFTSIHPPFRNFKQGMQRMDGEAALDYSRQRKQFADGDFARIRHQQQVIRAIMDKAASGGILTNPSRLNSFVKASSSAVAVDEKMSLLDMATDLRNLRGGNMTFLTSPTKGTGRVGSESVVFANTEKAKSFYGAVRRDAVPEILAAGK